A genomic segment from Pseudomonadota bacterium encodes:
- a CDS encoding GFA family protein: MSVCSGKCLCGSVEFKAKDPDFHFGACHCSMCTTWGGGPFLAVECNNGLEIKGEEFISTYNSSEWANRAFCKSCGTHLYYHLIPKDMFIVSLGMMRPEASSDVKFDHQIFIDEKPAYYNFADETECQTGAEVFAEAGA; encoded by the coding sequence ATGAGTGTTTGTTCTGGTAAATGTCTCTGCGGGTCTGTTGAGTTTAAAGCAAAAGATCCTGATTTTCATTTTGGTGCCTGCCACTGTTCTATGTGTACGACATGGGGTGGCGGGCCTTTTTTGGCTGTGGAATGCAATAATGGTTTAGAAATTAAGGGTGAAGAGTTTATTTCAACTTACAACTCCTCAGAGTGGGCAAATCGCGCGTTCTGTAAGAGTTGCGGAACGCACTTGTATTACCATTTGATACCCAAGGATATGTTCATTGTTTCTTTAGGTATGATGCGTCCAGAGGCGTCTTCTGATGTGAAATTTGATCACCAGATCTTTATTGATGAGAAGCCAGCTTATTATAACTTTGCAGATGAAACCGAATGTCAAACAGGTGCTGAGGTTTTTGCTGAAGCTGGCGCATAG